A single window of Hyla sarda isolate aHylSar1 chromosome 2, aHylSar1.hap1, whole genome shotgun sequence DNA harbors:
- the B3GALT5 gene encoding beta-1,3-galactosyltransferase 5, giving the protein MPRKKVIFASLLILPAMLMVALFIKVQDYEIWYFCLSCSESYLHYSFDYSNKVFMKIPNIDCRQSPPFLVFLVTTTHGQKEARSAIRQTWGKERLIQGKKVVTYFLMGTRENESAKEKVILAQESIIHRDIIQRNFLDTYYNLTIKTLMGLDWITHHCPQASYVMKTDTDMFINTFYLVELLLRKNQTTNFFTGILKPNDSPIRNIFSKWYINKREYAGEKYPPFCSGTGYVLSTDVAQKIYNISMSTPFFKLEDVYVGMCLERLKIPLQELHSKETFFASKLPFSVCTYRNIVTSHEVQPHEILLYWQALQRSGDEHC; this is encoded by the coding sequence ATGCCTCGTAAAAAGGTGATCTTCGCCTCCCTGCTGATCTTACCCGCTATGCTGATGGTCGCATTGTTTATCAAGGTGCAGGATTACGAAATCTGGTATTTCTGTCTTAGCTGCAGTGAAAGTTATTTGCATTATAGCTTTGACTACAGTAACAAAGTCTTCATGAAAATTCCCAACATAGACTGCAGACAATCACCTCCATTCCTGGTTTTCCTGGTCACCACCACGCATGGTCAGAAAGAGGCTCGAAGTGCCATCCGGCAAACATGGGGTAAGGAGAGACTGATCCAAGGCAAGAAGGTGGTTACCTACTTTCTTATGGGTACAAGGGAAAATGAGAGTGCAAAAGAGAAGGTCATCTTGGCCCAAGAAAGTATCATTCACAGAGACATCATCCAACGAAACTTCTTGGACACATATTACAACCTGACGATTAAAACCCTAATGGGCCTGGACTGGATTACGCACCACTGCCCTCAGGCGTCCTATGTCATGAAGACCGACACGGACATGTTCATCAACACATTTTATTTAGTCGAACTTCTTCTGAGGAAAAACCAGACTACCAACTTCTTCACGGGCATCCTTAAGCCGAACGACAGCCCCATCCGCAACATCTTCAGCAAGTGGTACATAAACAAGCGGGAGTACGCAGGAGAAAAGTACCCCCCATTTTGTTCCGGTACTGGCTACGTGCTCTCCACAGACGTGGCGCAGAAGATATACAACATCTCCATGAGCACGCCCTTCTTCAAGTTGGAGGATGTGTATGTAGGCATGTGCCTCGAAAGACTGAAGATCCCGTTGCAAGAACTTCACAGCAAGGAAACATTCTTTGCATCAAAACTTCCATTCTCGGTGTGTACGTACCGAAACATTGTCACGTCCCATGAGGTCCAACCCCATGAAATCCTGCTTTATTGGCAGGCATTACAGAGATCAGGAGACGAGCACTGCTGA